A genomic region of Patescibacteria group bacterium contains the following coding sequences:
- the rpsR gene encoding 30S ribosomal protein S18 — protein sequence MTKTTINKKKYCYFCHKDIDYIDFRDIQLLQKFISSYAKIVPKKRNGVCSKHQRKLSQAIKRARFMALLPYTKS from the coding sequence ATGACAAAGACAACTATAAACAAAAAGAAATATTGCTATTTCTGTCACAAAGATATAGATTATATCGATTTCAGAGATATTCAATTATTACAAAAATTCATAAGCTCCTATGCAAAAATAGTACCAAAAAAAAGAAATGGAGTATGCTCAAAACACCAAAGAAAATTAAGCCAAGCTATAAAAAGAGCAAGGTTTATGGCTTTATTACCATATACAAAATCATAA
- the gpmI gene encoding 2,3-bisphosphoglycerate-independent phosphoglycerate mutase yields the protein MTTNPVVLIILDGWGITQPSIGNAISLSKLDYWNLLIKNYPTFLLQASGEAVGLPYGEMGNSEVGHLTIGSGQIVLQSLNRINREVLNGGFFKNEILLKTMSHVKNSNSSLHIIGMIGTGGVHSHQAHLEALIKMASDSNLERVYLHLFLDGRDTAKNKGLEFIRELEKTIRLYNCGQITTLSGRFYGMDRNNNWNRIKSSYDAIFHAQAKEYYNDPILAIQSSYAKNIFDEEFNPVVIGDKESPIKVMDNDAIIFFNFRADRARQLTQAMSLDDFLEFDRGDRPKNVFISTFTEYKSDFPVEVAFRRKDINDTLCEVISSNNLSQLHIAETEKYAHVTFFFNGLKEEKLKGENRILIPSPNVETYDMKPEMSSQEITQNLINSINKKEFDFSVVNFANADMVGHTGNLSAARQAVLEIDRSLSKIIPEVLSQNGTVFVTADHGNVEEVVNLKTGEIDKEHSNFPVPFITINNKTHGKGYNLNNDILYKQDISGVLSDIAPTVLARFKLRPSSNMKGIDLVRGIL from the coding sequence ATGACTACTAATCCAGTTGTTTTAATTATTTTGGATGGTTGGGGAATTACTCAGCCATCAATTGGTAATGCGATATCATTATCAAAGCTTGATTATTGGAATTTATTAATAAAAAATTATCCAACTTTTTTGTTGCAAGCATCTGGAGAAGCAGTGGGTCTTCCATATGGAGAGATGGGAAATTCAGAAGTGGGACATCTTACCATAGGTTCTGGTCAAATTGTTTTACAAAGTTTAAATAGAATAAATAGGGAAGTATTAAATGGTGGTTTTTTTAAAAATGAGATTTTATTAAAGACAATGAGTCATGTAAAAAATAGTAATTCTTCACTTCATATAATAGGTATGATAGGTACTGGTGGAGTACATTCACATCAGGCTCATTTAGAAGCTCTTATTAAAATGGCTTCAGATAGTAATTTAGAAAGAGTATATCTGCATTTGTTTTTGGATGGTAGAGATACGGCAAAAAATAAAGGTTTAGAATTTATAAGAGAACTGGAGAAGACTATTAGATTGTATAATTGTGGTCAAATAACTACTTTGTCTGGAAGATTCTATGGAATGGATAGAAATAATAATTGGAATAGAATAAAGTCAAGTTATGATGCAATATTTCACGCTCAAGCAAAAGAATATTACAATGATCCTATACTTGCTATTCAGAGTTCTTATGCAAAAAATATATTTGATGAAGAATTTAACCCTGTTGTTATAGGTGACAAAGAATCACCTATTAAGGTTATGGACAATGATGCAATAATATTTTTTAATTTTAGGGCTGATAGAGCAAGACAACTTACTCAAGCAATGTCATTGGATGATTTTTTAGAATTTGACAGAGGTGATAGGCCAAAGAATGTGTTTATAAGCACATTTACAGAGTATAAATCAGATTTTCCTGTAGAAGTTGCTTTTAGAAGAAAGGACATAAATGATACATTGTGTGAGGTTATCAGTTCTAATAATTTATCTCAGTTACATATTGCAGAAACAGAAAAATATGCTCACGTTACATTTTTTTTTAATGGATTAAAAGAAGAAAAATTAAAGGGTGAAAATAGAATACTTATTCCTTCTCCAAATGTTGAAACATATGATATGAAACCAGAGATGTCATCACAGGAAATAACTCAAAATCTTATAAATAGTATAAATAAGAAAGAATTTGATTTTTCCGTTGTAAATTTTGCAAATGCAGATATGGTAGGACATACTGGAAATTTGAGTGCAGCAAGACAAGCTGTTTTGGAAATAGATAGAAGTTTGTCAAAAATAATACCAGAAGTACTTAGTCAAAATGGCACTGTGTTTGTAACAGCAGATCATGGTAATGTAGAAGAGGTAGTGAATTTAAAGACTGGGGAAATTGACAAAGAACATAGTAATTTTCCCGTTCCTTTTATTACTATAAACAATAAAACACATGGCAAGGGTTATAATCTTAATAATGATATTTTGTATAAACAAGATATTTCTGGAGTATTATCAGATATAGCCCCAACTGTACTTGCAAGATTCAAATTGCGCCCTAGTTCCAATATGAAGGGGATAGATTTAGTTAGGGGTATATTATAA
- a CDS encoding DUF1566 domain-containing protein, giving the protein MKKIISNGLKTKQILKNISFAVLVMLITFSITKAGDLFPAGTSVSSTFYTLGDIYTKLTDNTSSADEGDHDLTSSATPASTFHTLKEIYEAIPDIDSSKILYGTRYMGVGGTAYPSQPLKTGQTKCYDPSSATGDEIPCSGTGQDGEYQIGQAMSYTTTTNTVLDNSTGLMWKKCSEGLSGNNCETGTATTHTFAQAITICENDETDGYTDWRLPNIKELLTLVDFGKSNPAIDITAFPATVSEYYWSSTTYLDSPRIAWSVYFYDGGTGNGGKGNEGYVRCTR; this is encoded by the coding sequence ATGAAAAAAATCATATCTAATGGGTTGAAAACAAAACAAATATTAAAAAACATTTCATTTGCAGTACTAGTAATGCTTATCACATTTAGTATTACAAAAGCAGGAGACCTGTTTCCAGCAGGAACATCAGTATCATCTACATTCTATACATTAGGAGATATTTACACTAAATTAACAGATAACACAAGTAGTGCAGACGAAGGAGATCATGATCTTACATCATCAGCCACACCAGCATCTACATTTCACACACTAAAAGAGATATATGAAGCAATACCAGATATTGATTCAAGTAAGATACTATATGGTACAAGATATATGGGGGTAGGTGGTACTGCATATCCATCACAACCACTAAAAACAGGTCAGACAAAATGTTATGATCCAAGTAGTGCTACGGGAGATGAAATTCCTTGTTCTGGCACAGGTCAAGACGGTGAATATCAAATAGGTCAAGCAATGAGCTATACCACAACAACTAATACAGTATTAGATAATTCAACAGGTCTAATGTGGAAGAAATGCAGTGAAGGATTAAGTGGTAATAATTGTGAAACTGGTACTGCTACAACACATACTTTTGCTCAGGCAATTACTATATGTGAAAATGACGAAACTGATGGATATACGGATTGGAGATTACCAAACATAAAAGAATTATTAACATTAGTAGATTTTGGTAAATCAAACCCAGCCATTGATATAACCGCTTTTCCAGCAACAGTCAGTGAGTACTATTGGTCATCTACTACATATCTTGATAGTCCGCGCATCGCTTGGAGCGTCTATTTCTATGATGGCGGCACCGGCAACGGCGGTAAGGGTAATGAGGGCTATGTTCGTTGCACCCGATGA
- a CDS encoding single-stranded DNA-binding protein, translating into MDLNRATIIGRLTADPESRTTPSGQPVVSFSMATNMTWKDQEGQKQEKTEFHNIVAWRKLAEIITQYLKKGSKIYLEGRLQTRNWEDQNGIKKYRTEIIAENMIMLDNKSGDGASNNFNKAKTETSEDQSQQDDEEEINIEDIPF; encoded by the coding sequence ATGGATCTAAATAGAGCAACAATAATAGGAAGACTAACAGCTGATCCAGAATCACGTACAACTCCATCAGGACAACCAGTAGTTTCATTTTCTATGGCTACAAATATGACATGGAAAGATCAAGAAGGACAAAAACAAGAAAAAACAGAATTTCATAATATAGTTGCATGGAGAAAGCTAGCAGAAATTATTACTCAATATCTAAAAAAGGGTAGTAAAATTTATCTAGAAGGTAGATTACAAACCAGAAATTGGGAAGACCAAAATGGTATAAAAAAATATAGAACTGAAATAATAGCCGAAAATATGATAATGTTAGATAATAAATCAGGAGATGGGGCTTCCAATAATTTTAATAAAGCAAAAACTGAAACTAGTGAAGACCAAAGTCAACAAGACGATGAGGAAGAAATAAATATTGAGGATATACCATTTTAA
- a CDS encoding aldolase, which yields MKKKVLKKITSRDVLIPLDVPILKRKEYVNNYLKITRNSGRLMLFAGDQKIEHLNDDFYGENISDEDASPEHLFRIASKAKIGVFATQLGLIARYGMDYKNIPYLVKLNGKSNLVRKEQEDPISRQFTELKDVVEFKRQNKLNILGVGYTIYLGSEYEAEMLVEASSIINDAHQEGLVVVLWIYPRGKAIKVEKDVHLIAGATGVASCLGADFVKVIYPDLEGEPSPEMIKEIISASGRTKVVFSGGESMSRELFLKRLIYQLENGAMGAAIGRNIHQKSLKDAVEICNDVYSIIVEGKTTF from the coding sequence ATGAAAAAAAAAGTTTTAAAAAAAATAACAAGTAGAGACGTACTAATACCATTAGATGTTCCTATTTTAAAAAGAAAAGAATATGTTAATAATTATTTAAAAATAACAAGAAATAGTGGAAGACTTATGCTTTTTGCAGGTGATCAAAAAATAGAGCATTTAAATGATGATTTTTATGGAGAAAATATTAGTGATGAAGATGCTAGTCCAGAACACTTATTCAGGATTGCATCAAAGGCAAAAATAGGAGTTTTTGCAACTCAGCTTGGTCTTATAGCAAGATACGGAATGGATTATAAAAATATTCCTTATCTTGTTAAATTAAATGGTAAGAGTAATCTGGTAAGAAAAGAACAAGAAGATCCAATAAGTAGACAGTTTACAGAGCTAAAAGATGTTGTAGAATTTAAAAGACAAAACAAATTAAACATTTTGGGTGTTGGTTATACAATATATTTGGGAAGTGAATATGAAGCAGAAATGCTTGTAGAAGCATCTAGTATTATAAACGATGCCCACCAAGAGGGTCTTGTAGTAGTTTTATGGATTTATCCAAGGGGTAAAGCGATAAAGGTAGAAAAAGATGTTCATCTTATAGCAGGGGCAACTGGTGTTGCATCATGTCTTGGTGCTGATTTTGTAAAAGTAATATATCCTGATTTAGAAGGAGAGCCAAGCCCTGAAATGATAAAAGAAATAATTAGCGCTTCTGGTAGAACAAAGGTTGTTTTTTCTGGGGGTGAGTCTATGAGTAGAGAATTGTTTTTGAAAAGACTTATTTATCAATTGGAAAATGGTGCTATGGGGGCTGCTATTGGTAGAAATATTCATCAAAAGAGTTTAAAAGATGCAGTGGAAATATGTAATGATGTTTATTCTATTATTGTAGAGGGCAAAACCACATTTTAG
- the efp gene encoding elongation factor P — protein MLEFNELKLNKIISFKDQPYKIISAQHSKQARSGAVLKTKLKNLITGDMLEKTFSGGDKAEEANLTREKASFLYKDNENCYFMDQETFEQFFFDIESMKEQVDYLKDGTIVEILKFNDKPVSVSLPTKMEFKVISAPPGVKGDTAGSATKQVTIETGANIKCPLFIKDGDIIKINTETGEYVERA, from the coding sequence ATGTTAGAATTCAATGAATTAAAACTAAACAAAATAATATCTTTTAAGGATCAACCATATAAAATAATATCTGCTCAACATTCCAAACAAGCAAGGAGTGGTGCAGTTTTGAAAACAAAGCTCAAAAATCTTATAACAGGTGATATGCTTGAAAAAACATTCAGTGGTGGAGACAAAGCTGAAGAAGCAAATTTAACTAGAGAAAAAGCAAGTTTTTTATACAAAGATAATGAAAATTGTTATTTTATGGATCAAGAAACATTCGAACAATTCTTCTTTGATATAGAATCCATGAAAGAACAAGTTGATTATTTAAAAGATGGAACAATTGTAGAAATATTAAAATTCAATGATAAACCAGTGTCTGTAAGTTTACCTACAAAAATGGAATTTAAAGTAATATCTGCTCCACCTGGAGTAAAAGGCGATACAGCTGGATCTGCTACAAAACAAGTTACCATAGAAACAGGTGCAAATATAAAATGCCCTTTATTTATAAAAGATGGCGATATTATAAAGATAAATACAGAAACAGGAGAATATGTAGAAAGAGCTTAA